The Methanooceanicella nereidis genome window below encodes:
- a CDS encoding ATP-binding protein — MLLAEDIKELVILQEKKILDQEIGVKRDLLDVIDINVPHAIIISGIRRCGKSTLLRQIMQKNGICNYFNLEDPRAANFKLNDFNRLERVFGELHPGLDCYYFDEIQNIDGWERFVRNGLDNGKKFVITGSNASLLSRELGTKLTGRHLTYELFPLSYAETLRLKGLSPSISTFQEYFENGGFPQYLKYGRQDMLQQLLSDIIMRDVVVRYGLKDAKMVERLALYLLSNVGKEFSYRALAKMFDLSSTHRIAAYISHFEDSYLLFTVPMFSFSQKRQHVNPKKIYAVDTGLINANTLASMSENGRMLENVVFMQLRRAHKPNSIFYHKGKRECDFVVKDKGRVSQAIQVCYKLTQDNLERELKGVREAMEAYDLSRGTIITMDQEDSFENVDIVPAWKWLK, encoded by the coding sequence ATGCTTCTGGCCGAAGACATAAAAGAGCTTGTTATACTGCAGGAGAAAAAAATCCTGGATCAGGAAATAGGAGTAAAAAGGGATCTACTTGATGTCATCGACATTAACGTGCCCCATGCGATTATCATATCTGGGATCCGAAGATGCGGTAAAAGCACGCTGCTCAGACAAATAATGCAAAAGAACGGCATCTGTAATTATTTTAATCTTGAAGATCCGCGTGCCGCTAATTTCAAACTTAATGATTTTAACAGGCTGGAGCGGGTATTTGGGGAGCTACATCCAGGCCTTGACTGCTATTATTTTGACGAGATACAGAATATCGACGGCTGGGAGCGTTTTGTCAGGAACGGGCTGGATAACGGGAAAAAATTCGTTATCACCGGTTCGAACGCATCTTTACTGAGCAGGGAGCTCGGGACAAAACTTACTGGCAGGCATCTAACATATGAATTATTTCCTTTATCTTATGCAGAAACCTTAAGGCTAAAAGGACTGTCGCCTTCGATATCGACATTTCAGGAATATTTCGAAAACGGGGGATTTCCCCAGTACCTGAAATATGGGCGGCAGGATATGCTACAGCAGCTTTTAAGCGATATAATAATGAGGGACGTAGTTGTCAGGTATGGGCTGAAAGATGCAAAGATGGTAGAGCGACTTGCGCTATATCTGTTGTCGAACGTAGGTAAGGAGTTCTCCTACAGGGCTCTTGCAAAAATGTTCGACTTGAGCTCGACGCACAGGATAGCTGCTTATATATCTCATTTTGAGGATAGCTACCTGTTATTTACTGTTCCCATGTTCTCTTTTTCGCAAAAGCGACAACATGTGAACCCCAAAAAGATCTATGCTGTCGATACTGGATTGATAAATGCAAATACTTTAGCGTCAATGAGTGAAAACGGGCGCATGCTGGAAAATGTTGTGTTCATGCAGTTAAGGAGGGCTCACAAGCCGAATTCCATATTCTATCATAAAGGAAAAAGAGAATGCGATTTCGTTGTTAAGGATAAGGGCAGGGTCTCACAGGCGATACAGGTATGTTATAAGCTTACGCAAGATAACCTTGAAAGGGAATTGAAAGGGGTCAGGGAAGCGATGGAAGCATACGACCTAAGCAGGGGGACCATAATCACTATGGACCAGGAAGATAGTTTTGAAAATGTTGATATAGTGCCGGCATGGAAATGGTTAAAATAG